TCTCTATACACAATCGCTACAATAATTTTTAACGCTAAAAGAGTATTTTTCTCGCTTAGCTGATCCAGCCTACGCACATAATCATCCCATTGTTCTTGTTTTTCTAACGTAATAACAAAGCGTTTTCCTAAGAGCTGCAATGCATCGTCAATATATCTATTGAATTGAAGAATGGCATCAGGTTCTACTGTTTGCAATATGAAATCACGCATAGCTCTTTTCCTCTTACATGTAAAAGTTGCTTTTGAAAATACAGTTTTGCTTTTTTGCTAGTGTATAAAAACTGACCTTTGTGTTATGTTAGTAACTTAAAAAATTAACCGTTTATTTTTTATCCTAGTATAAACGAGGCGTATCCGACCACGCGACTCGTATCGTTACTGCGCGCAAAACTGGTGCGATAGTCTAAAAAATGGGCTTGAAAATTGTGCGTAAGTGCACTTTGCACCATTGCTTTTACACCGGTGATACCACACGCTTCACAGCCGTGCGTTAGGGCGTGAAGATCAAGATGGGAGATGGCATTGATGCAAGCCTGATCAAGCGCATTGGCTTCCTCTTCGGTGTAAAAATGGCTCAGATCGGTGCTGATGACCAGAAGTGTTTTTTCATCATTGAGTAGCGCATCGATCAAGCGTGAGAGTTCTCCAGAGGTGACGTCGCCATAGACGATCTCAACGACTTTGGCGTGTTTAAAGTAGTGGCGAATCAAGGGCATCTGCACTTCAGTGGAGTGCTCTTCGTGTGCGAGCGGGTTGAAGCTTAGAAAAGCGAACTGTTTTTCAAGCGCATGGCTGAGTTCGAGGTCTATTTCGATTTCGCCACACGGCGTGTGGTAGCTCTCAAACAAGGCGATGGAAGCACCCGCAATGTAGATGCGATGACTAGGTCCAAGTACGACCACACGCTCGATGTCAGCGTGTTTTGAAGCGGTGTAGTGGTAGGCAAGATTGGCGGTGTAGCCACT
Above is a genomic segment from Sulfurospirillum halorespirans DSM 13726 containing:
- the amrB gene encoding AmmeMemoRadiSam system protein B encodes the protein MNKHRKSAVAGMFYPDNCSEIKHFIDHFTKAMPPLELDVLPRALIVPHAGYIYSGYTANLAYHYTASKHADIERVVVLGPSHRIYIAGASIALFESYHTPCGEIEIDLELSHALEKQFAFLSFNPLAHEEHSTEVQMPLIRHYFKHAKVVEIVYGDVTSGELSRLIDALLNDEKTLLVISTDLSHFYTEEEANALDQACINAISHLDLHALTHGCEACGITGVKAMVQSALTHNFQAHFLDYRTSFARSNDTSRVVGYASFILG